GTCTTTCACCACTGGAGGCTTGGGCGCCGAAAGTAACAGGAGCGGAGCGTGAGTCTCCGCTTCCACCATCATGGGGCAGACTTCGTTCATCGGTTCCAACTCACAACACGATTGTGGCGTACATACCATCTCACACTCTTCAGACGGGATGAGTGGCCACGCCAGCGAACCGGCGAAGAAAAAAATCAGTGCTACACTTATGGTCTGCCTCATTGTGGAGCCAATTTAGGACATCTAATACCTCAATCGCAAGTTTTGTTCCTAAGCTGCCACTCATCCTCACCTTATAGCATACGGCTTTCTGAAAACTTCATGTAATCTCAAGTCCCATCATTTCCATATCCTTCATTAATTGGTTTGGCTCAACCAAATTTCCCATCCAGTGCAAGCCCGTGTGGGGGAGTTCATTTCGAAGATATTGCAACAAACATGCCACTGCCTGCCCCAGGGATATTCCGCCGTCATCGAGCATGAAAATTCTCAGTGGTTCTTTCTTCTTCAGCAAAGCCAGCGCCAGGCGGAGTGCATTGTATGATTTCTCAGCCCCGTAGGGTGCATGATTGAGTATAAATGTGATCATCCTATTCTCTCCTGATTCTTCCTATCATTCCGGTACCCGTCCTCAACATGAGCGGAAATTTTTCGGCTTACAGATCAACCGGGATTCCTAGCATTTTGCCACCCGTCGTCAGCATCTGTCCTAACAGACTTCGCCTCACTCCAAACGGCGCCAGCCACCACTTTTCAAACATCACCTTTCCAATGTGCCATGTCTTGCCCAGCTCACGAAGTTCAACCTGTGGCGTCGGCTCCGCGAAGAAGTTGCCAAAGGCAAACCCGGCCAATGCTTCTCCAGCTTCTAACATACAGTAGCCGTCACCACAGAAAACTACATCTGAATCTACTCCGTTGATGCTCGCCGCGATGCGCTCCGCCACGACTTTTGCCTGCGCATGAGCAAACACCCCAGCCTTGGGAAGCATCATCGGCTTGTCCGGCTTCCAGCGACCGGGAATGGGGACAGAGGTGATATCGCCGATTGCGTAGACATTCTTGTGCTTGGTCTCAAGCGTTTCATGATTCACCGGCATCCAGCCGGCTTCATTGGTCAGTCCAGCCTCGCTCACGATCGCCGGCGGCTTGTGCGGAGGAATGGCTACCAGAAGATCATAAGCAACAGGTTCCTTCCCCTCAAAGATCAATTCCCCATTCTTTCCGTCAACGGAGGTGAGTTGATGCAGCGGATTATACGTGATCCCTTTTGAGGTGAGCATATCTGTGACAGCCATCCCAAGTTCCGGTCCGGCCACCGGCATGGGCTGCGGCTCCGGCGTGTAAAGTTCAACCTGTACCTTATCCTGCAATCCGCGTTGAATGAAGTGATCCGCAATCAGCATAGCCCCCTCGTAGGGCGCGCCGGGACACTTATACGGCATGGCACTGACGACTACGACCACCTTCCCTTTATTGAATGACTCCAAGGCCAGGCGCAACTTCTTCGAACCGTCGAAACTGTAGAATGTGTACGCTGACTCCTTCAGTCCGTCAATTGCGTCGGGTATCAGATCGGCACCTAACGCAACTACGAGGTGATCATAGGATAATCTCTCGCCATCCACCTCAACGGTCTGATCTGCTGGACTGATACTACTGATTTCCCCATGTTTCAGATCGACGCCGGGGCGCACCAGGTCCCGTACCGGGCGTGTCACCTGCTGCGGCTCCCGGTCACCCACCATCAGCCACAGGAACGATGGTGCAAAGGCGTGCTCTTCCTTCTTTTCGACTACTACAACGCGGCGCTCAGCCGACAGAGATTTCCTCAACTCGTTGGCAGTGACGAGCCCGCCTACGCCTCCGCCGAGGACTATAACAGTGTTATGTGCCATTGTTTGAT
This window of the Candidatus Neomarinimicrobiota bacterium genome carries:
- a CDS encoding DsrE family protein, producing the protein MITFILNHAPYGAEKSYNALRLALALLKKKEPLRIFMLDDGGISLGQAVACLLQYLRNELPHTGLHWMGNLVEPNQLMKDMEMMGLEIT
- a CDS encoding FAD/NAD(P)-binding oxidoreductase, which translates into the protein MAHNTVIVLGGGVGGLVTANELRKSLSAERRVVVVEKKEEHAFAPSFLWLMVGDREPQQVTRPVRDLVRPGVDLKHGEISSISPADQTVEVDGERLSYDHLVVALGADLIPDAIDGLKESAYTFYSFDGSKKLRLALESFNKGKVVVVVSAMPYKCPGAPYEGAMLIADHFIQRGLQDKVQVELYTPEPQPMPVAGPELGMAVTDMLTSKGITYNPLHQLTSVDGKNGELIFEGKEPVAYDLLVAIPPHKPPAIVSEAGLTNEAGWMPVNHETLETKHKNVYAIGDITSVPIPGRWKPDKPMMLPKAGVFAHAQAKVVAERIAASINGVDSDVVFCGDGYCMLEAGEALAGFAFGNFFAEPTPQVELRELGKTWHIGKVMFEKWWLAPFGVRRSLLGQMLTTGGKMLGIPVDL